The following coding sequences are from one uncultured Desulfobacter sp. window:
- a CDS encoding IS3 family transposase (programmed frameshift) — protein sequence MIQKILLNPGTPMVNFSKEANVPNSTVATWLRNYKKRNGSTVGSKKKTWSAERKFQAVLETASLSEAEKNEYCRKHGIYPEQLEEWKKDCISGCRKSPDQNFVKKTKQKEQELQRKTKALEKELTRKEKALAEAAALLVLKKKVQGHLGGQRGRMIPTEDKMQILSLVEEACKSGARQCKACEIIGISERTLQRWQKKTTAEIEDKRPHAERNPANKLSEEEKHMIIDICNSQEYGSLPPSQIVPMLCDQGIYVASEASFYRTLRENGLQNHRGKTRYKTNKKPTGFTATGPNQVWTWDITYLPAALKGSFYYLYMITDIYSRKIVAWEVHDRQSDELASELVKRGYLSEGVNGNEIVLHSDNGSPMKGATMLCTLQQLGVVPSFSRPSVSNDNPYSEALFKTLKYAPSYPSGPFESLEACREWVLNFVRWYNNVHRHSGIKFVTPNERHTGADRTILEARQKVYLEAKAKKPERWSRGIRDWTVVTEVSLNPEKNDNRPAA from the exons ATGATTCAGAAAATTCTTTTAAACCCAGGCACGCCGATGGTAAACTTTTCAAAAGAGGCTAACGTTCCAAATTCAACGGTAGCAACCTGGCTAAGAAATTACAAAAAAAGGAATGGGAGTACAGTGGGCTCGAAGAAGAAAACCTGGTCAGCCGAGAGGAAATTTCAGGCAGTATTGGAAACTGCGTCGTTAAGTGAAGCAGAAAAAAATGAATATTGCCGGAAACATGGAATATACCCGGAACAGTTAGAAGAGTGGAAGAAAGACTGTATATCCGGATGTAGAAAGAGCCCCGATCAAAATTTTGTCAAGAAAACCAAGCAAAAAGAGCAAGAATTGCAACGCAAGACTAAAGCCCTTGAAAAAGAATTAACCCGTAAGGAGAAAGCGTTAGCAGAAGCTGCCGCCCTGCTTGTGTTAAAAAAAAAAGTCCAGG GACATCTGGGGGGACAAAGGGGAAGAATGATTCCTACTGAAGACAAAATGCAGATATTGTCTTTGGTGGAAGAAGCTTGTAAATCCGGTGCTCGCCAATGTAAGGCTTGTGAAATAATAGGAATTTCAGAAAGGACCTTACAGCGGTGGCAGAAAAAAACGACTGCTGAAATAGAAGATAAGCGCCCCCATGCAGAAAGAAATCCTGCAAACAAATTGTCTGAAGAAGAAAAACATATGATTATAGATATTTGTAATAGTCAGGAGTATGGAAGCTTACCGCCAAGCCAGATTGTTCCCATGCTTTGTGATCAGGGGATCTATGTCGCATCCGAAGCAAGCTTCTATAGGACACTGAGAGAGAACGGTCTTCAGAACCATAGAGGTAAAACCCGGTATAAAACAAATAAAAAACCGACGGGTTTTACAGCAACAGGGCCTAATCAGGTCTGGACATGGGATATAACCTACCTTCCAGCGGCGCTAAAGGGTTCGTTTTATTACCTTTATATGATAACGGATATTTACAGTCGTAAGATAGTAGCTTGGGAAGTCCATGACAGGCAAAGTGATGAGCTGGCCTCCGAGCTTGTAAAAAGGGGGTATCTGTCAGAGGGTGTAAATGGCAATGAAATAGTGCTTCATTCAGATAATGGCTCCCCGATGAAAGGTGCGACCATGCTGTGCACTCTTCAGCAACTTGGAGTTGTCCCCTCATTCAGTCGGCCGTCGGTAAGTAACGATAATCCTTATTCAGAAGCATTGTTCAAAACCCTGAAATATGCCCCTTCATACCCTTCCGGCCCTTTTGAGAGCTTGGAGGCCTGTAGAGAATGGGTACTGAATTTTGTTCGCTGGTACAATAATGTCCACCGTCACAGTGGTATAAAATTTGTTACCCCAAATGAAAGGCATACAGGGGCAGATAGGACGATTTTAGAGGCCCGTCAAAAGGTATATCTGGAAGCAAAGGCAAAAAAACCAGAACGTTGGAGCCGTGGAATCAGAGATTGGACTGTGGTAACAGAAGTCTCTCTTAATCCTGAAAAAAACGATAACCGTCCAGCAGCTTAA
- a CDS encoding cyclophilin-like family protein, whose amino-acid sequence MKTNQIIPDFGSVSLREAKPVPAIPPGGIAYTNNGDYVCIFFGPTPAWPVEYIGQIDGGTWKNWLKIQLIQLLY is encoded by the coding sequence ATGAAAACCAATCAGATCATTCCTGATTTCGGATCCGTCAGCCTGAGGGAGGCAAAGCCGGTTCCCGCCATTCCTCCCGGTGGCATCGCCTATACCAACAACGGCGATTATGTGTGTATCTTTTTCGGTCCGACGCCTGCCTGGCCGGTTGAATATATCGGGCAGATCGATGGTGGCACCTGGAAAAACTGGTTGAAAATTCAGTTAATTCAGTTACTATATTAG
- a CDS encoding UvrD-helicase domain-containing protein, producing MAQMESISGLDRKVRRHFKKVFSRLSDDFIVREPLLDESRVAPVILEGPHKSWLTMGWHTSQPSEVEFQKLVQFNEALTSMGYHPVKYLAVVETQESLWGNYGELRNEILVIEQKKFYLDGEKLIVDHLVESGVEQYNWIKKMLFPESAIHPQCTTRRNMSKIDNTSILQQFFLDYDQELATRFDMLESADPNDELQDDVSVRLINGVAGSGKTLILINRAILFCTKYPDKKVLMVIHNKPVTSDIKYRFETWLDGLPGNLKIQTFHQFALNQQKQVSCNRKLNPLFNDKKIDQFRSQILCKSNDSYCNLKLTDKQIWSEIEYINEYMIKDEDDYLAFDRQGRGFALQQSQRVHIWKLYQIVVDKMSSTEGYLPSLYIRELALLEDSDALEKFDHILVDEAQFFAPSWLQLVKKSLIKNGGIFLCADPNQGFLKSRLSWKSVGFKVRGRTKKLNYSYRTTYEIMVAANTLIEGIEDNIEDFVKPDLKRMERGVKPQLICSHSLQDEKTRFLNELRECCKSDDIPLHQIMVLCSSCYNPWSLKSEIENELGNGTVLNCNDWKDINIGGKIRLMNINSCTGMESGLVFVLGAGELISHTKNIDFDESERKLAYEESYRKLYVAMTRAGQRLVLFSTEKFPARINDYVELSGSSLDW from the coding sequence ATGGCGCAAATGGAATCAATATCTGGGTTAGATCGTAAAGTTAGGCGACATTTTAAAAAAGTATTCAGTAGATTATCTGATGACTTCATTGTTCGTGAGCCATTATTAGATGAATCACGAGTGGCACCAGTCATCTTAGAAGGCCCCCATAAAAGTTGGTTGACGATGGGATGGCACACAAGTCAGCCAAGTGAAGTTGAATTTCAAAAATTGGTACAGTTTAACGAAGCATTAACATCTATGGGGTATCATCCAGTTAAGTATCTTGCCGTGGTTGAAACGCAGGAATCTTTGTGGGGGAATTATGGGGAATTACGCAATGAGATACTCGTAATAGAACAGAAAAAGTTTTATCTTGATGGGGAAAAATTGATTGTTGATCATTTGGTGGAGTCAGGTGTTGAGCAATATAACTGGATAAAGAAAATGCTTTTCCCTGAATCGGCTATTCACCCCCAGTGTACGACCAGAAGGAATATGTCTAAAATAGATAATACATCTATCCTACAGCAGTTCTTCTTAGATTATGATCAGGAGTTAGCAACACGTTTTGATATGCTTGAATCCGCCGATCCGAATGATGAACTTCAAGACGATGTTTCTGTGCGTCTAATTAACGGAGTGGCGGGTAGTGGGAAAACGTTGATATTGATTAATCGAGCCATACTTTTCTGTACAAAGTATCCTGATAAAAAAGTACTGATGGTGATTCACAACAAACCTGTGACTTCTGATATTAAGTATAGATTTGAAACATGGTTAGATGGTCTCCCAGGTAACTTAAAAATCCAAACTTTTCATCAATTTGCATTAAACCAACAAAAACAAGTTTCTTGTAATAGAAAGCTTAACCCTCTATTTAACGACAAGAAAATTGACCAGTTTAGGTCTCAAATATTGTGCAAAAGCAATGACAGCTACTGCAACTTGAAATTAACTGATAAGCAGATTTGGTCTGAGATCGAATATATCAACGAGTATATGATAAAAGATGAAGATGACTACCTCGCATTTGATCGTCAAGGTAGAGGGTTTGCTCTTCAACAGTCACAGCGCGTTCATATCTGGAAGTTATATCAAATTGTTGTTGATAAAATGTCGAGCACCGAAGGCTATTTACCAAGCCTTTATATAAGAGAGCTTGCTTTACTTGAAGATTCGGACGCATTAGAAAAATTTGATCACATATTGGTTGATGAAGCCCAGTTTTTTGCTCCTTCATGGTTACAATTAGTTAAAAAATCGTTGATTAAGAATGGAGGCATATTTCTTTGTGCTGACCCTAATCAAGGGTTCCTTAAAAGCCGTTTGAGTTGGAAAAGTGTTGGTTTCAAAGTGCGAGGAAGGACAAAAAAATTAAACTATTCCTATCGGACCACTTACGAAATTATGGTAGCAGCAAATACTTTGATTGAAGGAATTGAAGACAATATAGAGGACTTCGTAAAACCCGACCTAAAGCGTATGGAAAGAGGTGTAAAACCTCAGCTCATCTGTAGTCATTCTCTTCAGGATGAAAAGACGCGTTTTTTAAATGAATTAAGAGAATGCTGTAAATCTGATGATATTCCATTGCATCAGATTATGGTATTGTGTAGTAGCTGTTATAATCCTTGGAGTCTTAAGTCCGAAATAGAAAATGAGTTAGGTAACGGAACCGTCCTTAACTGTAATGACTGGAAAGATATCAATATCGGTGGCAAAATTCGTTTGATGAATATAAATAGCTGTACTGGAATGGAGTCAGGACTGGTATTCGTTTTAGGGGCGGGGGAGCTAATAAGCCACACAAAGAATATTGATTTTGATGAAAGCGAGAGAAAATTGGCCTATGAGGAATCTTATAGAAAACTATATGTAGCTATGACTCGTGCTGGACAACGGCTTGTCTTATTTAGTACCGAAAAGTTTCCTGCGCGGATCAATGATTACGTTGAGTTGTCAGGATCATCATTAGATTGGTAA
- a CDS encoding transposase produces MIEMLLERPLPFIENYLECINQELMKKNPNYVLSKKQKLWLSFCLSGVLLTNSICWKRFERISLGKFRFSALSWMFRNSKISFDHLLQQSTCNILKHYGIKDGALCLDDVDRARSKSTKKIYKVHKLKDKLTGGFLDGQCIVFLFLVTPVASFPVGFEFYHPDPLWKAWKKKDDRLKKKKIPKKKRPKEPQRNPEYPTKVQLALELLNIFHKKHPDIKIKAILADGLYGHAEFVDGSSLIFGNTQTITKMKYNQNVRFKNRIISVQKFFESYPLISQKVSVRGKEDIEIFISSARLYVPSHNAKRFVIAMQYPDEKKPRYLLASDLSWRTLDIVQAYFFRWLIEVFFEDWKGHEGWGKLTKHTGEDGSRSSLILSLLLDHALFFHHHQKARLENKLPAWSVGSLSQRIHTEALVQFVQDFCGNEINEQKLDKLKERIDNIIPFNPSTKHMSSRTFPQMKPSPSLVRFQKKVA; encoded by the coding sequence ATGATAGAGATGCTCCTCGAACGCCCGCTGCCCTTTATTGAAAACTATCTTGAATGCATAAATCAAGAATTGATGAAAAAGAACCCCAATTATGTGCTATCCAAAAAGCAAAAACTGTGGCTAAGTTTTTGTTTAAGTGGTGTTTTGTTAACCAACAGTATTTGCTGGAAGCGATTTGAACGAATCAGTTTGGGGAAATTCCGTTTTTCAGCTCTTTCCTGGATGTTCCGAAATTCAAAAATCAGCTTCGATCACTTACTGCAGCAGAGTACGTGTAATATTTTGAAGCATTATGGCATCAAGGACGGGGCTCTTTGCTTAGATGATGTAGACCGTGCCCGATCAAAGTCCACAAAAAAAATATATAAAGTTCACAAGCTTAAAGATAAACTCACCGGTGGTTTTTTAGACGGACAATGCATTGTATTTTTATTTTTGGTAACACCAGTGGCCTCTTTTCCCGTGGGTTTTGAATTTTATCACCCGGACCCATTGTGGAAAGCTTGGAAAAAGAAAGATGACCGTCTTAAAAAAAAGAAGATACCTAAGAAAAAGCGACCCAAGGAGCCACAGAGGAACCCTGAATACCCAACGAAGGTTCAATTGGCTCTTGAGCTTTTGAACATATTTCATAAAAAACATCCGGACATTAAAATCAAAGCAATTTTGGCAGATGGTCTTTATGGACACGCTGAATTTGTTGATGGTAGTTCCCTCATCTTTGGTAATACTCAAACCATCACCAAAATGAAGTATAATCAAAATGTACGGTTTAAAAACCGCATAATTTCAGTACAAAAGTTTTTTGAATCTTATCCTCTGATATCTCAAAAGGTATCGGTTCGAGGTAAAGAAGATATTGAAATTTTTATCTCATCGGCTCGCCTGTATGTGCCGTCTCACAATGCCAAGCGTTTTGTGATCGCCATGCAGTATCCTGATGAGAAAAAACCACGTTATTTGTTAGCCTCTGACTTGAGTTGGAGAACATTGGATATTGTTCAAGCATACTTCTTCCGCTGGTTGATAGAGGTTTTCTTTGAGGACTGGAAAGGTCATGAAGGATGGGGCAAGCTGACCAAGCATACAGGCGAAGATGGATCTCGGAGTTCCTTGATCCTGAGCCTGCTGTTAGATCATGCATTGTTCTTCCATCATCACCAGAAAGCCCGCCTGGAAAACAAACTTCCTGCATGGAGTGTGGGAAGCCTATCCCAGCGGATTCATACAGAAGCCTTAGTTCAATTTGTCCAGGATTTCTGTGGAAACGAAATCAATGAACAGAAGCTTGATAAGTTAAAAGAACGCATTGATAATATTATTCCTTTCAATCCTTCTACAAAACATATGAGCAGCCGTACTTTTCCTCAAATGAAGCCATCTCCATCTTTGGTGCGCTTCCAAAAAAAAGTAGCCTGA
- a CDS encoding ATP-binding protein, protein MELRSVLYDLRKFVEDEHDANYEKLYEIWEKPIKQKLLKGESQQILHVRKEGKNHLHVVLGENESRFREGDMICLHLGEPSQKRQIQQGTIEAENEDEWLVRVHQIDDKALSEVISGCYADPDTMDLKPFYDKAIDEIADSKRGREILLPLLANKLDLSFIFEDEYDDAADFADECGLNEQQADAVGKAVAAKYIACVQGPPGTGKTKVISLVAKLLVEQGQQVFMTSHTHMAINNALNKIADENVPVIKVGAQGCTKGLNKKIQHYKYADEWGERPDSGYVIGATPFATCSTRLEQYEFDTVIFDEASQITLPLAIMAMRKAKRFVFVGDHKQLPPVILSPSVLDDYSVFSRMISGNENVSVMLSQTYRMCEGLSNWPSQCYYEGRLSSAGPNAKRMFKLPMKPEKYCDILSDKHPFVFIKSPQINARNVNKPEAELVVDIIGTAISAGLDAENIGVVTPFRSHAKALKSELANRKGLFSSKTIVTDTVERMQGQEREMIIISLCSSDPQYISAIANFFFQAERLNVAITRPQTKLILIGPKIPLSFLQELDDKALLKKIEDYRSLINSGYQYN, encoded by the coding sequence ATGGAATTAAGAAGTGTATTATACGATTTGAGGAAATTTGTTGAAGATGAGCATGATGCAAATTATGAAAAGTTGTATGAAATCTGGGAAAAACCAATTAAGCAGAAGTTATTAAAAGGTGAATCTCAACAAATTCTTCATGTTCGAAAAGAAGGAAAAAATCATTTACATGTTGTTTTAGGTGAAAATGAATCAAGATTTCGTGAAGGGGACATGATATGCCTACATTTAGGCGAACCAAGTCAAAAAAGACAAATTCAGCAAGGTACCATCGAGGCAGAGAATGAAGATGAATGGTTAGTTCGAGTTCATCAGATAGACGATAAGGCTCTTAGTGAAGTTATTTCCGGTTGCTATGCCGATCCGGACACGATGGATTTAAAACCATTCTATGATAAGGCAATAGACGAAATAGCCGATTCAAAACGTGGTAGGGAGATCTTGCTGCCGCTTTTAGCCAATAAATTAGATTTAAGTTTTATTTTTGAAGATGAGTATGATGATGCTGCGGATTTTGCCGATGAATGTGGACTGAATGAGCAGCAAGCTGATGCGGTCGGAAAAGCGGTAGCTGCTAAATATATAGCATGTGTTCAAGGGCCTCCAGGCACAGGAAAAACAAAAGTAATCAGTTTAGTAGCAAAGTTATTAGTTGAACAAGGCCAGCAAGTCTTTATGACGTCACATACTCACATGGCAATTAATAACGCGTTGAATAAAATCGCCGATGAAAATGTTCCTGTTATAAAGGTCGGTGCTCAGGGATGCACTAAAGGCTTGAATAAAAAAATTCAGCATTATAAATATGCTGATGAATGGGGTGAACGTCCCGATTCTGGTTATGTCATTGGTGCAACGCCTTTTGCAACATGCAGTACGCGATTAGAACAATATGAGTTTGATACTGTTATTTTTGATGAAGCAAGCCAAATTACGCTCCCACTTGCAATCATGGCGATGAGAAAAGCTAAGCGATTTGTATTCGTTGGTGACCATAAACAACTTCCACCAGTAATACTTTCGCCGTCAGTTCTTGATGATTATTCAGTATTTTCTCGAATGATTTCTGGTAATGAAAATGTTTCAGTGATGCTTAGCCAAACCTATCGTATGTGTGAGGGATTATCGAATTGGCCTAGCCAATGCTATTACGAAGGGCGTCTATCCTCTGCAGGCCCAAATGCTAAGCGAATGTTTAAATTACCTATGAAGCCTGAAAAATATTGCGATATTCTATCGGATAAACATCCTTTTGTATTTATAAAATCACCCCAGATTAATGCAAGGAATGTCAATAAACCTGAAGCAGAACTTGTTGTTGATATTATTGGAACTGCCATTAGTGCGGGTCTGGATGCAGAAAACATTGGTGTTGTGACCCCTTTTAGAAGTCATGCAAAAGCTTTGAAATCAGAACTTGCTAATAGAAAAGGCCTCTTTTCTTCTAAAACTATCGTTACAGATACTGTGGAAAGGATGCAGGGACAGGAAAGGGAGATGATAATTATCTCTCTATGCTCTTCAGATCCACAGTATATCAGTGCTATTGCAAATTTCTTTTTCCAAGCAGAGCGTTTAAATGTCGCAATCACTCGCCCACAGACAAAGTTGATATTGATCGGTCCGAAAATACCACTATCATTTCTTCAAGAATTAGATGATAAGGCGTTGCTTAAGAAGATAGAAGATTATCGCTCACTAATAAATTCTGGATATCAATATAATTAG